Part of the Emys orbicularis isolate rEmyOrb1 chromosome 10, rEmyOrb1.hap1, whole genome shotgun sequence genome is shown below.
GGGATTCCCTACAGCTCAGTAACCATCACTTTGCAATGCTCGCTCAGTGGCGCCAGGAGCGTGTCCTGCTCAAAGGAGCTTGCTTTGTCTCTCAGGGGTCGCTGGGcaggcccctcctcttcctcttcctctctcccttcctcacTCAGATTAAAGACCAGCTTCAGCTTCTCAGGCTGCACAGAATTCAGGACGATCACACCCAGCCCCAGGAGGAAGCACAGCAGCCCTGCAACGCAACATGGGGGGACTAGTTACAGGCTGCATGTCTGGATCTTTCCTGCACTATACTACCTCTGTGCCACCAGAGGGCTCCCTGTGTTTGGCTGAGCCTCATGGCCAACTACACAGGCTTTGGCGCCACTCTGCTCTGATGGTGCAGTGCGAAGCAGTCCATGACTTGGGACAGGGTGAGCAGAATGGACTATAGTATCCCAGGGGAGGCCTCCCTGTCTCATGTGCGGGGTCATAACATGACAGGACTCTGTGCTTGAAAAACTAAACCGCCTCTCTATGGAGAGAGCTATTTACAGAGCTGCTGCAACAGCATCTAGCATTCCAGCCATATGCACACTGACCGACGGCCTGGTGCCTCTTccattcccttccctcctgcaacttTGCTGcaccctccaagttccatgcagattGCTACCGCTTTATATAACACAATATCCTCCAAATTATCCATCTTGTTCCTTGTGCACCTTAACACCTTGTTCGCTTTGCAGATCGCTGCTACTGTTGCACACTGAGCAGGACATCACTGAGCTGTCTCCAGCGAGCCTTGCCCCTTTCCTCAGTAGTTACAGATAATTTAGAACCCACTAGTGAGTCTGAATAGCTAAAACTGCtgtttccaatgtgcatgacATTACATTCAACAGCACTGTATGCCATCTGCCATTATATACCCCCCAATCATCTAGCTTGGTTAGCTCTTTCTAAAGTTCCTCACGCTCTTCTCCGATTTTGCCCATCCTCAGCTCAGTTCTTTTTCCAGATCTTTAATAAATGTATCAAACCAGTCCTAGCTTTACTGCTCCAATATTAGCAGAGTTGAGTATGCCAACCCTTGTAGTCACTTGCTCATACTGTACTGGTGAATGCCTTCTTTGAAAATATACTAACTCTTTCCATGATGGGCATGAATTTTCAATGCTTTTCCTCTTGCACTGTTATCCAGGGCTtaacttgtgccagggcttgccagggttgAGCCCCCGGTACCTCTAGgtttggcagttcagagccccagcacttctgggcttggcagttcacagctctggcacctctgggcttgccgcatcagttatgaaagtaacaaaATTACTGGAGCTCCAGCACCCAACcacttgagccctggcacctcttttggtacaaattaagcactgctgttATCCCAACGGTGGGGAGGGATTCAGGTAAATGGGATTACCCAGCCCAAAGAGAAACAGAAATTTGCTGTCTGATTAGGAACCTCTAATCTGTCTGACTTGGCATTTAATCAAATCCAAGGCCCTAGGGGGCCCCTGAACTGCAATGTTGCTCTGATCCATCTCTCCAGAATCACAGCCCAGGACCCTCTCCTTCCTCACGGCTGATGTAATGCTGCATTTGGGATCTGGAAAGAACTCTCTCAAGGGGTTTTTAGAGCCCTGGGCAATGttcccctggagctctgagccagttttccctgGTGGAATCAGGTGGAAGCATCCCACGCCATCAGTTTCCTGTGGCCAAGTGCGGCATGGGGGGAGCTGGTGGCCTTTGGTCCCACCTGTCTCCTTCTCTGTGTTGCTAGGTCACACAGCAGCACTGAAGAAGAGGAGAACCCCAGTTCACTCAAAGGAGCAGCCCACTGACCTGTTGCTAGCGTGAGCCAGAAGGATGCCCCGTAGACAGTCTGCAAGGAGGCTGAACTGAACCGGATGGTGCACATCGGGGAGTTCCTCGCAACAGAGAAGAAGAGCAGTGAGCAGATCAGCAGTGCTGCCGTGAGTAGGATCATGTAGCTCCCGTACAGCAGGACTGGCATGGAGAACAGCATGTTGGAAATCAGCCAGGTGCAGAAGGCCAACCTGTGAGAGAGCAGTGGGGTTGAAAGGAGAGGCCGTCCCTCGCTTTTACACTGACCTGCTTTGGGCTGCTCCCGAGACCTTCTCTCCAACCACTAGTGGGCAGCATCCTCATCACCTGCCCCTGCGGTCGTCAtcctttgcactggtataaagggCTACAGAGAGCCAGGCCCACAGATCCCATGGCATCTGCACTGAACCCAACCTCCCGCCTCGCCCGAGGGGCACTTCGGGCTGAGCTCAGCCCCGTGTAATGCTACTGAATTCCAGGGATGACTCTGTTAGAGGAGCCCGGTTGGACACACTTGCCCTTGAAACCACCTTCTCCTCGGCAACAGGGAGGACTGGGCATGGTGATAGTGTGCAGTGAGGattgggctgggggtgcaagtGTGCAAGTGCAGGGCTCCCAGTGCTCACAGGACACATGCAAACTCTCCACTCCTCAACTAGGGGAACATCTCCCTCTGAGAGGCCCTGGAATCCAtgggaccagggctggctccaggcaccagcgcagcaagctggtgcttggggaggcccatggaagggggcggcacgtccaggtcttcggcggcaattcggcggcgggtccctcagtccctctcggagagaaggaccggccgccgaattgccgccgaagaatgaagcagcggcggtagagcagccgccgaagtgctgccaatcgcggctttttttttttctcttcgccgcttggggcagcaaaaaagctggagccggccctgcatagcaCGTGTGCATGCAGAAGAATTTCCTAACTACCCATGCCAGACTGCATTATCAAGGGACACACCTGCTCTGTGATGCCAGGCCACCCACAGCGGCATTGTCAGAGGGTGCTCCGGATATTGCGAAACACATCTTGGGAGATGACCTTGAATCAAATCCCACCATTCTAAAGCAAGACCCTACAGTTTGGGCCAGGGAGTGACAAAGAAAATGGTACCCCACTGACGCTGCAGGAGGGCTTTTGGGAGGCAGAATGCAATTACCAGAGGCGGAGTTTGGCTGGGATGGGGCCTAACATCCCTAGTTCTGCAAAAATGCCATGTGACCATAACTGACCATGGGTGGCCAGGGCCTTGGCTGTGtctcctccaggatcagcacctCCACCTATCCCCTGCGTGATGCACTGAATCGTCACTGACTGAGAAGGAAGAGTACCAGCTACAGAACCACCAATTTCTGGAGCATCTAGGAGGGGTTCTTGTCACCCAAGTACTGGCCTTGCTTAGCTTCTGAGGTGGCATCGCAGCAGGTCATGAGCCCAGCTAAGTAAACCTTAGCTCAGGGTTAAGAGCATCTGGATAACTCTGCAGACCACTCATCAGTGGAGCAACCTGTCAGATGCTATTCAAGCCTTGGACAGTCATTTCCTAAGGATGGTTTATGGCCAATGAAATCAGTCCCGTTATGATGCTACATTGAGCTGCACACTGTGCATCTCAGGAAGCTACTGAAGTTctttaaaaagcgacaaagagtcctttggcactttatagactaacagacgtattgaagcaatagctttcgtgggtgaatacccactttgtcagggtgaagtgggtgaatacccactgaaGTTCTTTGATCTTCTACCCGAGAGGAGCCCCTTCCCTCGTGGACGGTTCTCCCAAGGCACGGCGTCTTGCTGGGCCTTACCACAGAGTGACAGAGGTATAGTGGCCGGAGATCCTGTACTGGCTGTGCACGCCACACGGGCTGTGCCGGCTAAACTTCTCTGCCACATACAGGATGGGGCTGGGCAGCCCCTTCGCCAGGCTGTCCGCGTAGATGCAGGCGTAGTCTGCTCCCAAGTGCCAGGCAAAATGTTCGTTGTAGTTGATGGTTTCGTTGATCTGATTCACTGGGTTCCCTGCAGGAAAGAGACGTGTTTCTGTTCTGCAGCAGATCAAGGAGACCGAGCACATGGGGAAGAGTAGCTGGGAAGAGTGCTCAGTCACCCAAGGGCCGGGTACTTTTGCTGATCTTACCTCCGCTCTGTCCTGCCAACCTGCCCCGGGGGAGCTGAAAGAccccagtgcctccccctcctacTCACCCTTGACTCAAAGACCTGGACTCACCCACTAGCGTGATGTTGACCCCCGCCAAGCCGATATGCAGGCCAATGTCTGCGTTCACCACAGCGCGGCTGAAGGATTTGTAGGAGGTGTTCGCCGTCACCCAGCCAATCTCCCAGTCCCTGGTGAAGTTAACACCTGTGAAGATGGCAGTAATCAGACATAGCCCCTGTGCTACTGAACCAACCATTGACTGTGCACAAAGAGCGAGTGACAAACTCCTTGTCTCCATGGCAGCAGCCAAGCGCCTGTACATCAGAGGGGTGTGCACCGAGAGCGCTCTAACATAAGGCTGCCCTGTAACTGCGCCATGTAGACCCTGTGGGCGGGCGGCGGTGATAGTACACCAACTAGATACCTTCCACAGCATGACATCAGGGTCTGCGTGGGGCAGTCAGAGCACAGCCCCATCTCAGTGTGATCTCCATGAGTCTGTCCTGCCTGTCCTAGCCCCAGTATGCAGAGCCTCACGTCCCAGCAGAAGACACACCATCAGTGGTGGCCCCTGGTGAGGGAGGCGACTTCACTCGGGGCAAAGGCACTTGGTCCCCCATCCCCTCAACACAGAGCAGGCCGGGGGtagctaggctgggggagggcactgggctCTGTATGGGcatggggggagctgggctgcttGTAGGGGCAGtggaatttggggggaggctTGTCTGCATGGGGCACTGGTTTTGTGGGGATGGGGCTTCGGGTGAACATGAGCAAAAGCCAGCTGGCCTCTTTGGTGCCCTTGAGCCCCAGAGCATTGCTGGGGAGCCTGAATGACAAATGCATGACCTCAGCTCACCTTTGGGAGGGATTTCACTTTCTGGCCCCTGTGTGAATAACCCGTTCTGCAGCGCAGGGCAAAGGAGCCTGTCGGTCACATGCAGGGGGCAAGCGCTGGCAGCCAGCCCCGAAGGGTTTATTTACTTTGAGATGTCCAGCACCCAGCGCCGGCAGT
Proteins encoded:
- the DUOXA1 gene encoding dual oxidase maturation factor 1, with the protein product MTLFDGSFPFYPNTRTPFPFNTTSVVIISVFLTVLATFILILPGIRGKGRFFWLLRVVTSLFIGAVILSVNFTRDWEIGWVTANTSYKSFSRAVVNADIGLHIGLAGVNITLVGNPVNQINETINYNEHFAWHLGADYACIYADSLAKGLPSPILYVAEKFSRHSPCGVHSQYRISGHYTSVTLWLAFCTWLISNMLFSMPVLLYGSYMILLTAALLICSLLFFSVARNSPMCTIRFSSASLQTVYGASFWLTLATGLLCFLLGLGVIVLNSVQPEKLKLVFNLSEEGREEEEEEGPAQRPLRDKASSFEQDTLLAPLSEHCKVMVTEL